The nucleotide window GCTGGAGGGGTTGGGGAGGCTCGCGAAGGTGACGGGCAGGTCGAGGCTTTGTTCGCGTTCCAGCGGGGGTGTGAGCTGGGGTTCGAGGCGGCGTGCGGGAACTATCGGGCGGTGCTTGCCGGTGACGGTGCGTTCGAGCGGGGGCCGCCGACTGTCGAGGACTATCCGATTGTGCTGCGGGGCAGCAAGGGAGAGATCATCGACCAGGAGCCGGCGGCGCTGTACGCTCGGGCTTGTGGACAGGGATGGCCAGGCGCTTGTGGGTCTGCCCGGTAGTAATCAGGAGCTGCTTGGGAAGGCTTTCCTCGCTCTTGGGGCCTGCCCCGGTCGCCTTGGCCGGGGCATTTCGGTCCGTACGAGGTGTCGCCAGCTCCTGAGCCAACAACTGCATGGTATCCTGGGGCCCACTGAGTGCGGACCAGCCCCATCTGATGATGAACTTCGACGTCCACTCCACGCAGACGCTCACCATCTCGCACAGCCAATCGCTTCGAGGTGTCGGCTACAGGTGCCACCGGCGCCACCCGTTTCTGCGATAATGGGCAATTCTTGCAGGCTGCCATGTTCAAGCTGACGGATACTGAATTGCAGAGCGCCTTCGAAGCCATATCCCATCATGGATACAGTGCCTTGTTTCCACCCCCTCCCGAATGGACAACCGTCACGGACAATTGGCCAGAAATCAGGCAATACCTAGCTGGAATCGATCTTGACGTGTACGTACCGTACAAGCCGCTGCGTGTCTTTGTCCCAAAGAGCAGAGCAAACCTTCGCGTTGCACACTTGCTCCATCCGGAGGACCTCATCCTTTACACCGCCTTGGTGATAATTGTCAAAGATGACCTGGAAAGCGCCCGTATCTCACGACGCGCCCGCCGGGTCTTTTCGTACAGGACTCAACCGGGAGTATCTAACCGCCTCTACACTACGCGTGGAGCCTATACGAAGTACCTTGCGGAACTGCAAAGAAAATCGCGCAAACCCACGGTGCGTTTCGTGTCGATTGCTGATATAGCCGATTTCTATCCTCGCGTAAACCAACACCGCCTTGAGAATGTCATAACGTCTGCTTCCTCCAGCCCTCGTGGCAACGACGTAGCCAGAGTGCTCGTAAAGAAAATGATCAACCACCTGATGGAAAGTAACAGCTATGGCATTCCGGTAGGTCCACATGCCTCGCGGGTGCTTGGCGAGGCCGTTCTCATAGATGTTGACGCCCACTTGGAGTCTCAAGGCGTTGACTATGTGCGTTGGGTTGACGACTATCATATATTTTCTCGCACGGAGTACATGGCACAATCCGCGGTGTTCCAGCTAGCGGAATGGATATTTGTGAATCATGGGTTGACTCTCCAGTCCGCAAAAACGAAAATTTGGCCAGTTGCGAAATATGTAGATTGGGTGCTATCCAAACCAGAGGACAGACTGACCGACAGAGACACGCTCCTTGCACTATTCCGTGACTCAGGCTACGTGGAGGAAGAAGCTGACGGTGAAGAACTCCAGCGAATGGTTGATCAGATACATGGTTTTGACCTGCAGCAACTATTCCTGGAGTCGATTTCTGATCAAGAGATCGTTGATTACCGGGTTGTACGATACGTCTTGACGCGGCTTCCGAACATTCCTGGAGTGGATGAAGCCCTGAGAATGGGGCTATTGAACATTGTCATTGACCACGCAGAGTTGTTCTATCCGGTGGTAGAACACATAGCCGAGTACGTCATTTCCTTTCAGAATCTTTCGACGGAAGAGAAACGAAGAATCGGAGGGAAGTTGGCGCGTCCCCTAAAGAGAAGGCAGAATCCTCCGCCGGCGCACTATGCAATGTGGATTCTATACGTCTTTTCCACGTCCCCGGGGTGGATCAACGCGAGGGAAATCGTCAGCCTTTATACTCAATCTGCGTCTGAGGTCATAAGGAGGTATGCGGCGCTCGCAATTTCCGTTTGCGGAACTAGGGCTGAGGCTCTTGCTATTCGTCGGGATCTGCCAGCTGCATCGAGTTTGCTTCGATTGGCGATTCTGGCCGCCTCCACGAAGTTAGGACAAGACGAACGAAAACATTGGAAACGGGCAAACCCAACTCGCGGCGTAGTCGAAAAATGCGTGTAGCCAATAGATCGACCTGACGCAAGATGGATCCCACATTTTTCGAACAACCCATCCTGAACTCGCCGTACGAGTACCCATCCCGCCACTGGGAGCTCGACGCCGGCGGCCAGCCGACGAACAGGATCCTGTCCGAGCGGCGCAAGGTCGCGTTCATCACGCCGATCCCGAAGCCGAAGAAGCAGAAGGGCGTCCAGCAGGAGAAGATCCTCTTCGACGTGGCCGCGCAGGCGCTCGGGACCGAGGCGCAGCAGTACGACCTGACGGCGTTCATCGGCGGCGTCCGCCATCAGGTGGATCGCTGGCGGGAGCTGCCGGATCCGAACGCCTGGAGCGTGACGCCGGAGACCGCACGGCTCCTGCGCCACTGGCGCAGCCATCGGTTCACCGACCTCCGTCCCTTCTTCTGCCAGGTTGAGGCGGTCGAAACCGCGATTTGGCTGACCGAGGTGGCGCCGACCCTCGGCAAGGAGGGCCGCGGGTTTCTCGATCAGATCGACGCCGCCAGCGAAGGCGCCAATCCGGGCCTCGCGAGGTTGGCTCTGAAGCTCGCCACCGGGGCCGGCAAGACCACCGTCATGGCGATGATCATCGCCTGGCAGACGGTCAACGCGGTGCGCCGGCCGGGCAGCCGGCGGTTCACGCGCGGCTTCCTGGTGGTGACGCCCGGCGTGACCATCCGCGACCGGCTGCGGGTGCTTCAGCCGAACGATCCGGACAGCTACTACGCGAGCCGCGAGCTGGTGCCGAGCGACATGCTCCGCGACCTGGAGCGGGCGAAGATCGTCGTCACCAACTACCACGCGTTCCTGCGGCGCGAGACGCTGCCGCTGTCGAAGGGCGGCCGCGCCCTGCTGCAGGGGCCGGGGCCCGAGCTGCGGACGAAGGAGACCGAAGGGCAGATGCTGCAGCGCGTCATGCCGGGACTGATGGGCATGAAGCGCATCCTGGCCCTGAACGACGAGGCGCACCACTGCTACCGCGAGAAGTCGGCCGGCGAGGACGACGAAGGCCCGCTGAAGGGCGACGACCGCAAGGAGGCCGAGCGGAACCGGGAAGCAGCGCGGGTCTGGATCTCGGGGCTTGAAGCCGTCCAGCGGAAGCTCGGCCTGCAGCGCGTGATCGACCTGTCGGCGACGCCCTTCTTCCTGCGCGGCTCCGGCTACGCGGAGGGGACGCTGTTCCCGTGGACGGCGAGCGACTTCTCGCTGATGGACGCCATCGAGTGCGGCATCGTGAAGCTGCCGCGCGTGCCGGTGGCCGACAACATCCCCGGCGGCGAGATGCCGAAGTTCCGGAACCTGTGGGAGCACATCCGCCCGAAGATGCCGAAGCGGGGCCGCGGCAAGGCTGGCGGGCTGGATCCGCTGAGCCTGCCGGTGGAGTTGCAGACCGCGCTCCAGGCCCTCTACGGCCACTACGAGCAGACGTTCCAGTTGTGGGAGCAGGCCGGCATCGCGGCGCCGCCCTGCTTCATCATCGTCTGCAACAACACCTCGACCTCGAAGCTCGTCTACGACTTCGTCTCCGGCTTCTTCCGCGAGAACGAGTACGGCGCCACGACGCTGGTCAACGGCCGCCTGCCGCTGTTTCGCAACTTCGACGAGCACGGCAACCCGCACCCCCGCCCGCGCACGCTGCTCATCGACAGCGAGCAGCTCGACTCGGGCGAGGCGCTCGACAAGAACTTCCGCGCCGCGGCCGGCGACGAGATCGAGCGCTTCCGTCGGGAGATCGTCGCCCGGACGGGTGATCGGAAGCAGGCCGAGCACCTGTCGGACCAGGATCTGCTCCGCGAAGTGATGAACACGGTCGGCAAGCCGGACACCCTCGGCGGATCCGTCCGCTGCGTCGTCTCCGTCTCGATGCTGACCGAGGGTTGGGACGCCCGGACGGTCACGCACATCCTGGGCGTCCGCGCTTTCGGCACGCAGCTCCTCTGCGAGCAGGTCGTCGGGCGCGCGCTGCGTCGCCAGTCCTACGATCCCAACGAGGACGGCCTCTTCGACGTCGAGTACGCCGATGTCCTCGGCATCCCGTTCGATTTCACCGCCAAGCCGGTGCCGGTCAAGCCGCCGCCGCCGCGCGAGACGGTGCTGGTGCGGGCGATCACGCCGGAACGCGACGCCTGCGAGATCCGCTTCCCGCGGGTGGCTGGCTACCGCGTCGAGCTCCCCGAAGAGCGGCTGACGGCCCGCTTCAACGACGACTCGACGCTGGAGCTCACCCCCGCGCTGGTCGGCCCGTCCAACACGCGCGTCGAGGGCATCATCGGCGAAGGGGTCGATCTGAACCTGATCCATACCCGCGACCTGCGGAAGTCGACCCTGCTGTTTCACCTTACGAAGCGGCTGCTGGAGACCAAGTGGCGGGATCCCGGCGAGGAGCCGAAGCTGCACCTGTTCGGCCAGCTCAAGCGGATCACCCGGCAGTGGCTCGACGACCACCTCGACTGCAAGGGCGGGACGTATCCGGCGCAGCTCATGTACCAGGAACTTGCGGACATGGCGTGCGAACGGATCACGGCCGGGATCGTCTCCAATCTACTGGGCGAGCGTCCGATCAAGGCGATGCTGGATCCCTATAACCCCGTCGGGTCGACGCTCCACGTGCGCTTCACGACCTCGAAGAAGCTCCGTTGGGAGACCGACCCCGGCCGCTGCCACATCAACTGGGTCGTGTGCGACAGCGACTGGGAGGCCCAGTTCTGTCTCGTCGTCGAATCGCATCCGCGGGTGCGCGCCTACGTCAAGAACCACGCCCTCGGCCTCGAGGTGCCCTATCGCTACGGTTCCCGGACGCGCCGCTACCTCCCCGATTTCGTCGTGCTCGTCGACGATGGCCGCGGCGACGACGACCTGCTCCGTCTCGTGGTCGAGGTGAAGGGCTACCGGGGCGAAGACGCCAAGGACAAGAAGACGACGATGGACACCTACTGGGTCCCCGGCGTCAACAACCTCGGCGCCTACGGCCGCTGGGCCTTCGCCGAGCTGACGGATGTCTACACGATGGAGGAGGACTTCGAAAGCGCGCTGAAGGGGCAGTTCCAGGCGCTCGTCGAGCGGGCGTTGCCTTGACGAGCGGCAGCGACGGGGCTACGTTGGCGGCTCCTGTCGGCGGCGGGTGGAGAGATTCGCGACAGGACGAACGAGGGAATGCACATGGAGTACACCGCGGTCGTGAAGCATTGCGGCGAATGGTGGATCGGCTGGATTGAGGAAGTGCCGGGCGTCAACTGCCAGGAACGCACGCACGAGGAGTTGCGGCAGAGCCTCGCCGATGCACTTGCGGAAGCGCTCGAGTTCAATCGGCGGGACGCTCTGGCCGCGGCCGGTGACGACTATCGGGAAGAGAAGGTCGTCGTTGCATGAAGCGGAGCGAGCTGTTGCGATACCTGCAGGGCCAAGGGTGCGCACTGGTCCGCGAAGGATCGCGGCATTCCTGGTGGCGCAACCGGTCCGGAGACCGGCGTTCCGCCGTGCCGAGACACCGGGAGATCAACG belongs to Acidobacteriota bacterium and includes:
- a CDS encoding RNA-directed DNA polymerase — its product is MFKLTDTELQSAFEAISHHGYSALFPPPPEWTTVTDNWPEIRQYLAGIDLDVYVPYKPLRVFVPKSRANLRVAHLLHPEDLILYTALVIIVKDDLESARISRRARRVFSYRTQPGVSNRLYTTRGAYTKYLAELQRKSRKPTVRFVSIADIADFYPRVNQHRLENVITSASSSPRGNDVARVLVKKMINHLMESNSYGIPVGPHASRVLGEAVLIDVDAHLESQGVDYVRWVDDYHIFSRTEYMAQSAVFQLAEWIFVNHGLTLQSAKTKIWPVAKYVDWVLSKPEDRLTDRDTLLALFRDSGYVEEEADGEELQRMVDQIHGFDLQQLFLESISDQEIVDYRVVRYVLTRLPNIPGVDEALRMGLLNIVIDHAELFYPVVEHIAEYVISFQNLSTEEKRRIGGKLARPLKRRQNPPPAHYAMWILYVFSTSPGWINAREIVSLYTQSASEVIRRYAALAISVCGTRAEALAIRRDLPAASSLLRLAILAASTKLGQDERKHWKRANPTRGVVEKCV
- a CDS encoding restriction endonuclease encodes the protein MDPTFFEQPILNSPYEYPSRHWELDAGGQPTNRILSERRKVAFITPIPKPKKQKGVQQEKILFDVAAQALGTEAQQYDLTAFIGGVRHQVDRWRELPDPNAWSVTPETARLLRHWRSHRFTDLRPFFCQVEAVETAIWLTEVAPTLGKEGRGFLDQIDAASEGANPGLARLALKLATGAGKTTVMAMIIAWQTVNAVRRPGSRRFTRGFLVVTPGVTIRDRLRVLQPNDPDSYYASRELVPSDMLRDLERAKIVVTNYHAFLRRETLPLSKGGRALLQGPGPELRTKETEGQMLQRVMPGLMGMKRILALNDEAHHCYREKSAGEDDEGPLKGDDRKEAERNREAARVWISGLEAVQRKLGLQRVIDLSATPFFLRGSGYAEGTLFPWTASDFSLMDAIECGIVKLPRVPVADNIPGGEMPKFRNLWEHIRPKMPKRGRGKAGGLDPLSLPVELQTALQALYGHYEQTFQLWEQAGIAAPPCFIIVCNNTSTSKLVYDFVSGFFRENEYGATTLVNGRLPLFRNFDEHGNPHPRPRTLLIDSEQLDSGEALDKNFRAAAGDEIERFRREIVARTGDRKQAEHLSDQDLLREVMNTVGKPDTLGGSVRCVVSVSMLTEGWDARTVTHILGVRAFGTQLLCEQVVGRALRRQSYDPNEDGLFDVEYADVLGIPFDFTAKPVPVKPPPPRETVLVRAITPERDACEIRFPRVAGYRVELPEERLTARFNDDSTLELTPALVGPSNTRVEGIIGEGVDLNLIHTRDLRKSTLLFHLTKRLLETKWRDPGEEPKLHLFGQLKRITRQWLDDHLDCKGGTYPAQLMYQELADMACERITAGIVSNLLGERPIKAMLDPYNPVGSTLHVRFTTSKKLRWETDPGRCHINWVVCDSDWEAQFCLVVESHPRVRAYVKNHALGLEVPYRYGSRTRRYLPDFVVLVDDGRGDDDLLRLVVEVKGYRGEDAKDKKTTMDTYWVPGVNNLGAYGRWAFAELTDVYTMEEDFESALKGQFQALVERALP
- a CDS encoding type II toxin-antitoxin system HicB family antitoxin; amino-acid sequence: MHMEYTAVVKHCGEWWIGWIEEVPGVNCQERTHEELRQSLADALAEALEFNRRDALAAAGDDYREEKVVVA
- a CDS encoding type II toxin-antitoxin system HicA family toxin, whose protein sequence is MKRSELLRYLQGQGCALVREGSRHSWWRNRSGDRRSAVPRHREINDTLARKICRDLGVDPIGRDK